The following proteins come from a genomic window of Lytechinus pictus isolate F3 Inbred chromosome 1, Lp3.0, whole genome shotgun sequence:
- the LOC129278582 gene encoding uncharacterized protein LOC129278582, translating into MGTGASKNKRSNVVSSSQQPTRLTHRPQNRRASRREIEKEQQPEYVLLPSIKKERFHSSHNTPLNLERHQQNVLGAVPTVPSGVLRDNPAKDRAGVDKSSASTSSSSQSVTEELDDLRTELDQVLVGHYYAINKPAAGVLRTAEISVLERRNQLQPLPLDYQPVIGDNSKEKEWIRPGDLVKQERDLMDQMRGERGASKKDIKIDKEKEDEESPLIVYDLEDDQDRGDFDIQKFQAVNVPKQEPIATGVGILNKTTYTNYSSAINNKQMTPGTNSIQPARISEIATTSTKPIYDPSEEDLLKSIEQELF; encoded by the exons ATGGGGACTGGCGcatcaaaaaacaaaagatcaaATGTCGTTTCGAGTAGTCAACAACCTACGAGGTTGACCCACCGTCCGCAGAACCGCCGTGCCAGTCGGCGGGAGATCGAGAAGGAACAACAACCGGAGTATGTTCTTCTGCCGAGTATAAAGAAGGAGAGATTCCACAGCAGTCACAATACTCCGCTAAACCTCGAAAGACACCAACAGAATGTTCTCGGGGCAGTACCAACGGTGCCTTCGGGCGTTCTTAGAGATAACCCGGCTAAAGACCGTGCTGGGGTCGATAAATCATCGGCGTCTACAAGCTCGAGCTCTCAGAGCGTGACAGAGGAACTGGACGACCTTCGAACCGAACTGGACCAAGTTCTGGTCGGACACTACTACGCCATCAACAAACCCGCCGCTGGGGTTCTCCGAACCGCAGAGATCTCTGTTCTAGAGAGGCGTAACCAACTACAACCTTTGCCACTGGACTACCAACCGGTCATAGGAGATAACTCAAAGGAGAAGGAGTGGATACGGCCCGGTGACTTGGTGAAGCAGGAGAGGGATCTCATGGATCAGATGCGAGGAGAAAGGGGGGCCTCCAAAAAGGATATAAAGATAGATAAGGAGAAAGAAGACGAAGAATCACCGTTAATTGTTTATGATTTGGAAGATGATCAG GATCGAGGAGACTTTGACATCCAAAAATTTCAAGCAGTCAACGTTCCAAAG CAGGAACCTATTGCAACAGGTGTGGGCATCTTAAACAAGACAACTTACACCAACTATTCATCCGCCATCAACAATAAACAGATGACACCTGGTACCAACAGTATCCAACCTGCAAG GATCTCGGAAATTGCGACGACATCAACAAAACCGATTTATGATCCATCGGAAGAAGACCTACTCAAATCTATTGAGCAAGAATTATTCTAA